TTCTATAAGAGCATACTCTCAGGGAGTAGAGTTATTCTGTAAATAAAAGAGCTACTTAAATTTAACTTGCAGAGAAGTGAGGAAGATAACCTGTCACCTTACTTTACCCAagaatttatttttgtgaagTTTTTTCGTCTCCAAAAGCACACTGCTAATCAGCACTCTAATCCATCACTAACTGAAATATGAGACTAGCTGGCCAATTTCACTAGATTTcaccaaatatttcatttttcttcttttcccagtgGTGAAAAAAGTGGCAGAATTTGAACTTCCTTATGTGAGTCTTCAGAGCATGAAAGAGTTGCACTGTAAGCTTGGGATCAGAAAGTGGTGAGCAAGAAGCTTAAGAGACTAGTAAGATGCATGACAACTGCTATAAACAGTGTCAAAGAAAGAAGTCCCTTGAATAACTTAGATACAAAGCCTTCAGCCTCAGCAACTTGACCATTGTTCTTTGAGGCCAATTTGTTATTGGAATTGACTGGTTTCTGTGGTCCTGcatattatttaattttatcattgtagtatttctgaagtgtttttcactgcagtgagctctttattctctctctctttcagaatCTCTAGAGAGGTGTTTTGTGCATGCCTGACTTTAATTTTTATATCTGTTTAATGTAGTGACCACAAAtgggaatatatattttaaaatacagttaaaattatataaaaagaaaCTTGGGGTTCTGAGTTACAAGACCTGACCCAGTTTGGGCAGAGATGGATTACTTTTAATCTAAAGTTCTAATTTCTATATATTAATGCACAAAATACTTGAGGCTGTAGCTTGGGCATTTCTTTTGGTGAGTGAGCAGGTTTAAGCAGCAAAGTCTTGTTCCCCTTTCATTTGCCCCATCTCTGGCTCCTCCTCAGTTGTGTTGATAGAACTGTGTGTGCAGACATGGTGAACTGGACTGGAGAGCTCATTTAGGCTAAAAATAACgtgctggctgttttttttttttttttttttttggtgtgttcatttatttgtttttgctggCCTATTTTGGCCTACGTCAGTCCCCCAGTCTTGTTAGTTGTGCAGCAAACAGTTGTGCTGGCTGGTGGGTGAGGACAAACCCTGGGGACTGTGAGTCTGGTATCAAAGTCCCACTTGTCAAGCAGTGCCCTGGGAGTGCAGTTATGCAGCATAGCTGAGCCAGTCTAATGGCTCACTGGTGTGGCTGTGGTCCTGGTCTACTTTTGTCGTCaatgaaacaaataaaactaAATAGGTTTCTGCACGTTTCCCGATTTGAATTGTCTGCATCAGATGAGTGCTGCGCAAGGACTGTGGTTGGAGAAGGGAAAGGTCAGAACTATGCCTTTCAATGGTGGCAAGCAAGGTTGCTTGGCTTGAAGCTACAGATGCCTGTTGTTTGCTTGTAACTTCTCTGGTTTAAATCATCTGGGCTAGAGCTTGACTAGAGCAAAGCTTTCTCAGTTTCCATGTATGTGCCCTTATAAACTGGAGAATATAGGAGCCTAATGACACCGTTGTTTGGTTCTACTGGGATAATCTGTGACAGAGTAATTGAGTAGAAACCCTGAGCTAGCTGGCTCAAGGCTAGGTCTTGTACGTCAGCACTACAGCCATGGCAGTAGGTGCCCCAATAGGCCTGTCAGCCTCTGTGTAGATAAGACCTGAATTGTTTGGTCAAAGTGGAGAGGTTAATATAACTTCAGTTTATTTCCATACTGCTACAATGTATAAAGAATGACTATAGTGCACATTTCAAGGGTAAAACTGTTTACTTTATCTAGTAAGTAACAGGATATTTCTGAGCAGTGCTCCCATCATATTTGGCTGATGTGTTAAAGGGCCATATTTAGAAGTATATCTTCATATTTTATTACCTTTTTCTTCCTGGTAGGTATATGGATCCTTCTCTTGATACACTGCTGATGGATTGTAGGGCTTCAATGAATTTGCTATATATACAGGTAAAACTGAAATCTTCAAAATTTTAGAAGTTAACTTTCTAATgttaatttcttattttatacaAGTTCTTGAAATGTTTGGTGTGGATTACATTAGTCTTAAACATGGTCATAAATGGTTGCTGTTTAACACTGCCTTGCTGCacttttttaaatgatgggtaTGGCTACTGTTGAACACTTTGGGGCAGGGGGGCAAACTCATGTATTAGAGACActaactcttctttttttgtgcatGGGAATTACACAAAAGCATATTTAGACATCTCTCCATTTTCATATCTCTGTAAGTACTCTTCAATGATGACAGCATTTGAATTCTAAACTGTAGGTGTGTTGGGTTGTACTAGCTTTGGAAACTATTAATTCAGGAGGGAGGAACGAAGTAGAAGGAACCTGTCCCAAAATCCAAAGTCTTCCTTctttgaaagaagaggaaaaggaagttgGTGGTGtgtggaaaaagcaaataaatttttgctgacttttttttttttttttttttttttttttttttttttgctatttttaaaacttcatttaagGCAATCCAGGAAATAGAGAGGAATTGGATTAAACCAACAGAGGGGGAAATGCAGGAGCTTGAATTTCtacaaaagactgcaaacaaaaggaaggtaaaatggtattttaaaacaatacaaaCAGATTGAGGAGTGAATTTTGAAGCAATGGCACTTGAGGCTGTTACTGTTTAAAAATAGAGCATGGTTTTGTAGACTGGGGTGGGCCAGAAACCCAGGTCTCGCACATCCTGGTCAGATGCTAACTATTGAGTTACCAGACAGAAGAGGAAGCTCCTATCTCTGCTAGCATTTTAAAACATCCCACAGAATGACTTGGATACCTAAGGCTAGCAAGGAGTTTGACTGTGACTCCCAATATTCGCTGTTTGCCAAGCTCAGGCACTAAGGTTTCGCATTCAGTTTAGGAAGTGAGATgggaattcaggctgctgggacttcTGTCCTCTGTATTTCCTACTGGTTAgttttctcttcccctcttcctgGCTCATGCATCTGTCAGAAGATCCAGCTTGACATATCCAGTgcaaaaaaatcaagtttctaAATTGGGACCGGGAGCTTTATTCCCTGAGTTGAGCACTAAGACTTTGTGGTAGATCTGTGTTCTCCCAGAAGAAAGTGGATTAGGAATCTGAAAGATTTGCTTTATAACCCATTTTTCAAATCGCTAGCCCTCACCTAAGCTTATAGTAAATCATTTTAATTCTGTCTTTCTAATGCAGTTCCTGGAGCTGGTTCGAGAAATGCAGTTCTATGGATACATACGTCTTGATCCTTGCATTTGTGACTACCCAGAAGTAGGTTGCTCAGCTGACATCTATGTGGGCAGTAATGAAATTAACTGCTGCATAAAATTGCCTACTAACCAAACCAAAGAGGTCAGCTTTAAGATCAGCAGGTTGAGATGTTGGCAGGTCACTCTTCTTGTAAGTACTTCACTGACTCTGtatctgaatttgttttttctgtatgaaaactgAGGTCGTTGAGCAATGGCAGATCTTGGGGGATGTGAGGGGAGTGGGTGTCTGTTTTAAATCTCTCCTAACCATGACTCCCCAGACCGCCAATCCTATCTTGGAACAAATTCCCGTAGCCTtactctgctgtgtttgctcCCTTCTCTGACATTTTATATCTTACTTTACCTGCTCCTCTCCCTTGGTGTTGAAGGTGGAGTTGGTGGAGCATTTTGTGTGAGAGTAAAGGAACTGCTTCAGCCAGTTTTGTGCTTGCAAAgactcccccttcctccctcctgcctgctccccctcAGAAGTATTCTGATACAGATCTTCAACTGTTTTATTTACATACTGTATAAAATGAACCTGACTGACTAATTCAGGTTTAAGGCTGAACATCTTAATGCTGTTCATAGTTGTTTCTTCTGTTCCTTGTGTTTTTCAGGGTGCTGAAAAGGATGGTGAAGAAGAGACTCTGGAGCTCAGATTTGAGTACAGAGATTCAGATAAATGGCAGTGGATAATTTTTTACACAAAACAGGTTCGTTCTCAATCATGTTAGAAAGGGATCAGATTGAAATATAATCTTATAGCCATAGGGATTGGAGTTTGTTCTTCAGAAGTGATTAGTCCATCTCTTTTATCAGAAGTGTAGCTGCCGTGTTTACAGCACGTCAGCCTAGAGACAGGGGAAAAGCATTTAAGTTCCTAGTATAAGGAGGAGAGATTCCCTGGGCCTCCCACCCTGGCAAAAGAAATGCTTAGTACTCAGCAGCAAGGTTGGCATGGAGCATGGAGGTGCCATTCACTTACTGGGCTCAGTGAGTATCCCAAATCATTAATCAGTCAAACTTGCCTAAGGTCAAAGGCTTTTATCTTCCCCAAGAAATCCTGTTGTTCAAATATATGCCATATAAGCACAAGTTAATGGAGGATGTAAGTATGTGCCTTGATAACAAGTATTGTCTCTATACATAAATAGTACTTAAATAGGATTTTATAGGGTGCCATTCCTCCCACTGTTTTCCAGCAGCTTTTTAAAGATAAAGGTATCCAGGAATTGAAGTCAGCCATCTGTGGTTATGCTGCCTAGCAGATAATCAAGGCCCTGCCATATCCAAGGGAGCTCCAGCCACAGTTTAGGTACTGAgcttctatttttctttaaaacaaacaaacaaaaaaaaccccaaacaaaacaaaacaaaaaaaccccactgttcCTCAAATTGATGCTTTTGCCTCTGTCCCATACAACAGCAGACAGGATTTTCCAAGTAAAATCAAAATGCTTAATTTTTCACACATGACTTCTGAATTCCAAGGTGATGATGCAGTTCACACAACTCTAATAAGTGTTAGTTTCCTGCCACACTTAAGTTTTGTGAGAACATGAGCCATCCACATTCACACCATCAGTGAAAGCAAGAAGCTTTCTAGTTTCTTTGCTCTTGGGAAAACAGATAGACCAGTGATTAGAAAACCAGTGTCCCACTTTCCTCAGAGGTGCAAAGAGATAAAGGCTGGAAATGTGCTGCTGTGTAGAAGAAGCAAGGGTTTGAGCTAGTTTAATGGCACCGTAAGCACTTTAAGTGCAGAGTAAAATTAACTGAATTAGGAAAGCAATAGCTCAGTAGTTAGGGGCTGTAACTTTCTGGTGGGGGAGGAATGGAAGAATTCAGTATATCTTTTAATAGAAGAAATTGGAATGTTGGAATTGGAACATTTATCCTATTTAGGCCTTTCTGATGAGTAGCTGCTTGAAGAAAATCATATCAGAACAGATGATGAAGGCAAGCAAAGAAGCGCAAGAAATGGTGAGCATGTGTGTATGTAGGTGCCTGAATAGTTGTTTAaaggaaacaacttttttttctctccaaatgtGCTTGGAAAAGTTCTATTGATGAAAAAGATCTTGCATGTTCCAGCATTTCAGTACAGAATTACTTGACTAGGAAGTATCTTTGCTCAGTTATACTGGAAGTCATATTTATTCTGAATGTTAAAGATGGCTTGTCATCATAATTTTAGGAATGTTTTCCATTCTTCCTCTTGGACTTTAATTCTTGTTGCATATGGTAAAAGACACTTACGGAATGATTTTTATGTTCTGCTGTAGCCTGTTTGTATCTGTATCtggctttcatttctttcaccaTTTTACTTGCTTGCCCCATGTGCTACAGTGTTAGACCAATTTGAGATCTGTGACACTTTCTGGTTTTAAATAGAgttaataaaaatgtgatttgtaGCTAAAATAAGTCTGTTGTCTTTTGTGTAGACATTAAGAATGAGAATGTGtttaaatacttatttaaaaaaaaatcctagtatTAATGTGTCTGTGACATCTAAAGACTCTGAACGACTGTCATGTGAAAACCCCCtaagagggggaagggaagggtttGCTTCTAGACCCATGCTCATTACAGTAAGCAGGGAGGCAATGAACATGTAATTTCATAGCTTTAAACTGTAAGTGGTTAAAAATAGTTACATGGAAACAGACAGATTTGAATTTTGGAAAGATTCACTCTTTTACCTCCTAAGTTTATTTGTAATGGAAGTACAGTAAATCTTTAATTGTGGAAATTAATATGCAGTATTTAAGTATTCAGCTGTTGATACCGCTGGGGTAACTTTGACTATGAccagaattgtaaaagggcaaatATGCCAGTTTATTTCCTATGCTGTTTCTAGTGGGTTTCATTGAACAGTGATTCATTTGCCCaacatattttattcaaataCTTGGGGGTGTGTCAAGCTTATTGTAAGTTAAATCTTTCAATCTATTTAGGAGGTCAAGATGCCTGAATCtacaaaaaatagcaagaaacCCAGCATCCAACAGAAACAGGTTAGtgagaaaagcctttttttttctttttcttttctttttcttttttaaacagggaGACTCTTAATAAATATAGTGGGAATTTCTTTGAGTAGGAAGTGGAGCTAAACTTGAAttttggaaggagaaagagagcaagaaacaTGTCAGAATAAAAGTATTATTTTGCTTTGGGTTTAGTGacaatttgctttattttactttttaaaaacatttctgaattaaaTTCTTGATGAAGTTCACAGAAAGCCAAAATGTGTGCATAGTTCATGTGTCTATATATCCACAAGCAGCTGTTGCTATAGTTTACAGGCTTGTACTTGGATTCATGCTGGAATTGTGTTCATCTTTACCTCTATTTGGGAGTTAACCATTTGGGAAACTGGTCATGTTACATATCTGTACATGTACATTCCTATCAGGTAACAGATATAATTTCAAGTTGCAATGACTGTAATCAACACTCATAGCTAATGCTTCCTGAGTAGTCCAATGTTAAGTGTTAATTTTCCAAGTCACTTGTTCAATGTGAGgtaataaataaatggaaagggaataatataaaacaaaacaaattattccGTCAGAGTGTATGATTAGCCAAAGGGAACCATTTCTAAAAGAGAAACCTAAGATCTGATctgaattcaggaaaaaaaaaagatattgat
This Dromaius novaehollandiae isolate bDroNov1 chromosome 2, bDroNov1.hap1, whole genome shotgun sequence DNA region includes the following protein-coding sequences:
- the SNX31 gene encoding sorting nexin-31 isoform X7; translation: MWQKGQGAVRSDCLSPRGRRDTFKIETQRASLDVYLADGSNIRLDIQTSDTAERILEVTSYKMGLSRELIGYFSLFFIQDHSDGALSVVKKVAEFELPYVSLQSMKELHCKLGIRKWYMDPSLDTLLMDCRASMNLLYIQAIQEIERNWIKPTEGEMQELEFLQKTANKRKFLELVREMQFYGYIRLDPCICDYPEVGCSADIYVGSNEINCCIKLPTNQTKEVSFKISRLRCWQVTLLGAEKDGEEETLELRFEYRDSDKWQWIIFYTKQAFLMSSCLKKIISEQMMKASKEAQEMEVKMPESTKNSKKPSIQQKQVVHSSFIPRRRFLVQPNKEDYVFEKIKEEDL
- the SNX31 gene encoding sorting nexin-31 isoform X6, which codes for MKLHFSIAAAEELRERRGGRYVLRRLFGSTVPAFPPKFYLAMTKSMADERRSQLEQYLQNVTLDSNITNSDVFIGFFRKLQQDTFKIETQRASLDVYLADGSNIRLDIQTSDTAERILEVTSYKMGLSRELIGYFSLFFIQDHSDGALSVVKKVAEFELPYVSLQSMKELHCKLGIRKWYMDPSLDTLLMDCRASMNLLYIQAIQEIERNWIKPTEGEMQELEFLQKTANKRKFLELVREMQFYGYIRLDPCICDYPEVGCSADIYVGSNEINCCIKLPTNQTKEVSFKISRLRCWQVTLLGAEKDGEEETLELRFEYRDSDKWQWIIFYTKQAFLMSSCLKKIISEQMMKASKEAQEMEVKMPESTKNSKKPSIQQKQVVHSSFIPRRRFLVQPNKEDYVFEKIKEEDL
- the SNX31 gene encoding sorting nexin-31 isoform X4; its protein translation is MKLHFSIAAAEELRERRGGRYVLYSVCLEGFLLGKVRYSQLRRWDAQSCLCPSALHSSSGFIRKIKERVTWSSVEASLLLRRLFGSTVPAFPPKFYLAMTKSMADERRSQLEQYLQNVTLDSNITNSDVFIGFFRKLQQVTSYKMGLSRELIGYFSLFFIQDHSDGALSVVKKVAEFELPYVSLQSMKELHCKLGIRKWYMDPSLDTLLMDCRASMNLLYIQAIQEIERNWIKPTEGEMQELEFLQKTANKRKFLELVREMQFYGYIRLDPCICDYPEVGCSADIYVGSNEINCCIKLPTNQTKEVSFKISRLRCWQVTLLGAEKDGEEETLELRFEYRDSDKWQWIIFYTKQAFLMSSCLKKIISEQMMKASKEAQEMEVKMPESTKNSKKPSIQQKQVVHSSFIPRRRFLVQPNKEDYVFEKIKEEDL
- the SNX31 gene encoding sorting nexin-31 isoform X3, which translates into the protein MKLHFSIAAAEELRERRGGRYVLYSVCLEGFLLGKVRYSQLRRWDAQLRRLFGSTVPAFPPKFYLAMTKSMADERRSQLEQYLQNVTLDSNITNSDVFIGFFRKLQQDTFKIETQRASLDVYLADGSNIRLDIQTSDTAERILEVTSYKMGLSRELIGYFSLFFIQDHSDGALSVVKKVAEFELPYVSLQSMKELHCKLGIRKWYMDPSLDTLLMDCRASMNLLYIQAIQEIERNWIKPTEGEMQELEFLQKTANKRKFLELVREMQFYGYIRLDPCICDYPEVGCSADIYVGSNEINCCIKLPTNQTKEVSFKISRLRCWQVTLLGAEKDGEEETLELRFEYRDSDKWQWIIFYTKQAFLMSSCLKKIISEQMMKASKEAQEMEVKMPESTKNSKKPSIQQKQVVHSSFIPRRRFLVQPNKEDYVFEKIKEEDL
- the SNX31 gene encoding sorting nexin-31 isoform X8, which produces MRDGLSWSSTFRTDTFKIETQRASLDVYLADGSNIRLDIQTSDTAERILEVTSYKMGLSRELIGYFSLFFIQDHSDGALSVVKKVAEFELPYVSLQSMKELHCKLGIRKWYMDPSLDTLLMDCRASMNLLYIQAIQEIERNWIKPTEGEMQELEFLQKTANKRKFLELVREMQFYGYIRLDPCICDYPEVGCSADIYVGSNEINCCIKLPTNQTKEVSFKISRLRCWQVTLLGAEKDGEEETLELRFEYRDSDKWQWIIFYTKQAFLMSSCLKKIISEQMMKASKEAQEMEVKMPESTKNSKKPSIQQKQVVHSSFIPRRRFLVQPNKEDYVFEKIKEEDL